A single Staphylococcus muscae DNA region contains:
- a CDS encoding NAD-dependent protein deacylase, whose translation MDNVITQLKEIVDASERIVFFTGAGVSVASGIPDFRSAGGLYDAIEQKGASPEYLLSHDYLREDPVGFMEFCHQYLLFADKKPNPVHEWMAQLEAQGHSLGVITQNIDGLHSDAGSQKVDELHGTLNRFYCIQDSHTYTKSEVIDQYLLRCPESNGPIRPDIVLYGEMLNEQTIFSALNKLQKADTLIVLGSSLLVQPASGLISNFTGQNLVIINRDPTPFDRNAQLVIHDDMVSVIKQLQNHQ comes from the coding sequence ATGGATAATGTCATCACACAACTAAAAGAAATTGTAGATGCTTCTGAGCGAATTGTATTCTTTACAGGAGCGGGTGTCTCTGTCGCAAGTGGGATTCCCGACTTCCGATCAGCAGGTGGTTTATATGATGCAATTGAACAAAAGGGAGCCTCACCAGAATACTTATTAAGCCATGATTATTTGAGGGAAGATCCTGTTGGTTTTATGGAATTTTGTCATCAATACTTACTCTTTGCGGACAAAAAGCCAAATCCTGTACACGAATGGATGGCACAGTTAGAGGCGCAAGGGCACTCTCTCGGAGTCATTACACAAAATATCGACGGCTTACATTCCGATGCAGGGAGTCAAAAAGTGGATGAATTGCATGGTACGCTCAATCGTTTCTACTGTATACAAGATAGTCATACGTATACAAAGTCTGAAGTAATCGACCAATATCTATTACGTTGTCCAGAGTCCAATGGCCCGATTCGCCCGGATATTGTTCTATATGGTGAGATGCTGAATGAACAAACCATTTTCAGTGCATTGAACAAGTTACAGAAGGCTGACACACTCATTGTGTTAGGTTCTTCACTGCTTGTACAGCCAGCTTCCGGTCTTATATCGAACTTTACCGGTCAGAATCTCGTCATTATCAACCGAGATCCAACACCTTTCGATCGTAACGCACAACTCGTCATTCACGATGATATGGTCTCTGTCATTAAACAACTACAAAACCATCAATAA
- a CDS encoding MFS transporter, whose protein sequence is MTTASYDKIKKAVPILLFLFVFSLVIDNSFKLISVAIANDLNISVTTVSWQATLAGLVIGIGAVVYSSLSDAISIRTLFIYGVFLIIIGSIIGYIFQSNFPLLLAGRIIQTAGLAAAETLYVIYVAKYLSKEDQKTYLGLSTSSYSLSLVIGTLSGGFISTYLHWTNMFLIALIVVFTLPFLFKLLPKEESENKAHLDFIGLVLVSTIATTVMLFITNFNWWYLAAALVVIAIFALYIKNAKHPLVDKKFFQNKRYASFLFIVFVMYMIQLGYIFTFPFIMEQIYHFELDTTSLLLIPGYLVAVVVGALSGKIANFLNSKQAIITAIALIALSLFLPAFAVGQHVSIFVISMIFFAGSFALMYAPLLNEAIRTIDVNMTGVAIGFYNLIINVAVSVGIAIAAALIDLKALNFPGNTALTSHFGIILAILGVMSIVGLVLFIILNRWTKTEA, encoded by the coding sequence ATGACAACAGCATCATATGACAAAATTAAAAAAGCCGTACCGATTTTACTTTTCTTATTCGTATTTAGTTTAGTAATCGACAACTCATTCAAATTAATCTCAGTTGCGATTGCGAATGATTTGAATATTTCTGTAACGACAGTAAGTTGGCAAGCGACTCTTGCTGGTCTTGTGATTGGTATTGGGGCAGTGGTATATTCATCACTCTCTGATGCGATCAGTATTCGTACACTGTTCATTTACGGCGTATTTTTAATCATTATCGGTTCTATTATTGGTTATATTTTCCAAAGCAACTTCCCACTGTTATTAGCAGGACGTATTATTCAAACAGCAGGACTTGCAGCGGCAGAAACGTTATATGTTATTTATGTAGCGAAGTACTTGTCTAAAGAAGATCAGAAGACATATCTTGGTTTGAGTACAAGTAGTTATTCATTATCACTTGTTATCGGAACGTTATCAGGTGGCTTTATTTCAACGTATCTTCACTGGACAAACATGTTCTTAATCGCATTGATTGTTGTATTTACGTTACCGTTCTTATTCAAACTGTTACCAAAAGAAGAATCAGAGAACAAAGCGCATCTTGACTTCATTGGTTTAGTCTTAGTGTCTACAATTGCGACAACAGTGATGTTATTTATCACGAACTTTAACTGGTGGTACTTAGCAGCTGCATTGGTTGTCATCGCGATTTTCGCACTATATATTAAAAATGCAAAACATCCATTGGTGGATAAGAAATTCTTCCAAAACAAACGTTATGCATCATTCTTGTTTATTGTGTTTGTGATGTATATGATACAACTTGGTTATATTTTCACGTTCCCATTCATTATGGAACAGATTTATCATTTTGAATTAGATACAACATCATTATTACTCATCCCAGGTTACTTAGTCGCTGTGGTTGTCGGTGCATTGAGTGGTAAAATTGCGAACTTCTTAAATTCAAAACAAGCGATTATTACAGCGATTGCGTTAATTGCCTTAAGCTTGTTCTTACCAGCGTTCGCAGTAGGACAACACGTTTCTATCTTTGTCATCTCAATGATCTTCTTCGCAGGTAGCTTTGCGTTAATGTATGCACCACTATTAAACGAAGCGATTCGTACAATCGACGTGAACATGACAGGGGTAGCGATTGGATTCTACAACTTGATCATCAACGTTGCAGTATCAGTAGGTATTGCGATTGCGGCAGCTTTAATTGATCTTAAAGCACTTAATTTCCCGGGTAATACAGCTCTCACATCACACTTTGGTATTATCTTAGCTATCTTGGGCGTGATGAGTATCGTTGGACTTGTATTATTCATTATCTTAAACCGTTGGACAAAAACAGAAGCATAA
- the deoD gene encoding purine-nucleoside phosphorylase, with product MKATPHIKPMNGVEIAETVLLPGDPLRAKFIAETYLEDVQQFNGVRNMFGYTGTYKGQKVSVMGSGMGIPSIGIYSYELIHTFGCKKLIRVGSCGAMQEDIDLYDVIIAQGASTDSDYVKQYNLPGHYAPIASYNLLEGAVSKAREKGVNYHVGNILSSDIFYNADETANERWQRMGILGVEMESAALYMNATYAGVEALGVFTVSDHLIHNKATTPEERERAFTDMIEIALSLI from the coding sequence ATGAAAGCTACACCACATATTAAGCCGATGAATGGCGTTGAAATTGCAGAGACAGTCTTATTACCAGGGGATCCACTACGTGCGAAGTTTATTGCAGAAACGTATTTGGAAGATGTACAACAATTCAATGGTGTACGTAACATGTTTGGTTACACAGGAACTTATAAAGGTCAAAAAGTATCTGTGATGGGTTCAGGTATGGGTATCCCATCAATCGGTATTTATTCTTATGAACTAATTCACACATTTGGATGTAAGAAGTTAATCCGTGTCGGTTCATGTGGCGCAATGCAAGAAGATATTGACTTATATGATGTCATCATTGCACAAGGTGCATCAACAGACTCAGACTACGTGAAGCAATATAATTTACCAGGACATTATGCACCGATTGCATCATACAACTTGTTAGAGGGAGCGGTAAGTAAGGCTCGTGAAAAAGGCGTTAACTATCACGTAGGTAATATCTTATCAAGTGACATTTTCTACAATGCAGACGAAACAGCCAATGAGCGTTGGCAACGTATGGGCATCTTAGGTGTTGAAATGGAATCTGCAGCGTTATACATGAACGCAACATATGCAGGTGTTGAAGCATTAGGTGTCTTTACAGTAAGTGACCATCTTATTCATAACAAAGCAACAACACCAGAAGAAAGAGAACGTGCGTTTACGGATATGATTGAAATCGCACTGTCTCTCATTTAA
- the deoC gene encoding deoxyribose-phosphate aldolase, whose amino-acid sequence MNYEKYIDHTLLKPESTRQQIDKIIEEAKEYHFKSVCVNPTHVAYSAEKLADSDVLVCTVIGFPLGASTSEVKACETKDAISKGADEIDMVINIGALKDGRYDDVQADIAAVVEASDDKTVKVIIETVLLTDEEKVKACELSKAAGADFVKTSTGFAGGGATPEDVKLMKDTVGDALEVKASGGVRNLADFQAMLEAGATRVGASAGVQIMQGLEADTDY is encoded by the coding sequence ATGAACTACGAAAAATATATTGATCACACATTATTAAAACCAGAATCAACACGTCAACAAATTGATAAGATTATTGAAGAAGCGAAAGAATACCACTTCAAATCAGTTTGTGTCAATCCAACACACGTGGCGTATTCAGCAGAAAAATTAGCGGATTCAGACGTACTTGTGTGTACAGTGATTGGATTCCCATTAGGCGCTTCAACATCTGAAGTGAAAGCATGTGAAACGAAAGATGCCATTTCTAAAGGGGCAGATGAAATTGACATGGTTATCAATATCGGCGCATTAAAAGACGGGCGCTATGATGATGTTCAAGCAGACATCGCAGCGGTTGTGGAAGCGTCTGACGACAAAACAGTCAAAGTCATTATTGAAACAGTATTATTAACAGATGAAGAAAAAGTGAAAGCATGTGAGTTATCAAAAGCAGCAGGCGCAGACTTCGTGAAAACATCAACAGGCTTCGCAGGCGGCGGTGCAACACCGGAAGATGTGAAGTTAATGAAAGATACAGTAGGTGACGCACTTGAAGTGAAAGCATCAGGTGGTGTGCGTAACTTGGCGGACTTCCAAGCGATGTTGGAAGCAGGCGCAACACGTGTCGGCGCAAGTGCAGGCGTACAAATTATGCAAGGATTAGAAGCAGACACAGATTATTAA
- the deoB gene encoding phosphopentomutase produces the protein MTVPFQRVHLIVMDSVGIGEAPDAKAFNDEGSHTLKHTLEGFDQTLPNLERLGLGNIDDLPVVGRVDAPTAYYTKMSEASVGKDTMTGHWEIMGLNINEPFKVYPNGFPDELVSEIERLTGRKVVANRPASGTQIIDEWGAHQMETGDLIVYTSADPVLQIAAHEDIIPLEELYDICEKVRELTKDPKYLIGRIIARPYVGEPGNFTRTSNRHDYALKPFGRTVMNTLKDTDHDVIAIGKINDIYDGEGVTEAIRTKSNMDGMDQLMNVVKKDFKGLSFLNLVDFDALYGHRRDKPGYAQALKDFDERLPELLDNMREDDLLIITADHGNDPTADGTDHTREYIPVLFYSPKFKGGAALEGDTTFSSIGATIADNFGVELPEFGRSYLAELK, from the coding sequence ATGACAGTACCATTTCAACGTGTCCATTTAATCGTTATGGACTCTGTCGGTATCGGGGAAGCGCCTGATGCGAAAGCGTTCAACGATGAAGGGTCACATACGTTAAAACATACATTAGAAGGCTTTGATCAAACATTACCAAACTTAGAACGCCTCGGACTCGGTAATATCGATGACTTACCAGTCGTTGGGCGTGTCGATGCCCCAACGGCGTACTATACGAAGATGAGCGAAGCATCTGTTGGGAAAGACACGATGACGGGTCACTGGGAAATCATGGGCTTGAATATTAACGAACCATTCAAAGTGTACCCGAACGGCTTTCCAGATGAACTTGTTTCAGAAATCGAACGCCTGACAGGACGTAAAGTCGTAGCGAACCGTCCAGCATCAGGAACACAAATCATTGACGAGTGGGGGGCGCATCAGATGGAAACAGGCGACTTGATCGTCTACACATCTGCAGACCCTGTGTTACAAATCGCGGCACATGAAGACATTATTCCACTTGAAGAATTGTATGATATTTGTGAGAAAGTCCGTGAATTAACGAAAGATCCGAAATACTTAATCGGACGTATTATTGCCCGTCCATATGTGGGTGAACCAGGTAACTTCACACGTACGAGTAACCGTCACGACTACGCATTGAAACCATTCGGCCGTACGGTGATGAATACATTGAAGGATACCGATCATGATGTCATTGCGATTGGTAAGATTAATGACATCTATGACGGTGAAGGTGTGACGGAAGCGATCCGCACGAAGAGCAACATGGACGGTATGGATCAGCTGATGAACGTTGTGAAGAAGGATTTCAAAGGCTTGAGTTTCTTGAACTTGGTAGACTTTGATGCGCTCTACGGTCATCGTAGAGACAAGCCAGGCTATGCGCAAGCGTTGAAGGATTTCGACGAACGTTTGCCTGAACTGTTAGACAACATGCGTGAAGACGACTTGTTGATCATTACAGCTGATCACGGTAATGACCCGACAGCGGATGGGACAGACCATACACGTGAATATATTCCGGTATTGTTTTACAGTCCGAAGTTCAAGGGTGGTGCAGCCCTTGAAGGCGACACAACATTTAGCTCAATTGGCGCAACAATTGCGGATAACTTCGGTGTTGAATTACCAGAATTTGGACGTAGCTATTTAGCAGAATTGAAATAA